In Aedes albopictus strain Foshan chromosome 3, AalbF5, whole genome shotgun sequence, the genomic window atgaatagaatacatttaggcgctgtacaaagtataagtgcagctgccaattggaatcgctcacgcagtgcccaagtggacaaaagagctgtaatttagattaagtggttgaagaataaaaaaaatgcctgatattgtaaatcctcataaaactatgccttgtattgcttttttgagtgattcctggtcaTTTTGGTATCTCTCATAATAATCCAGTTGCATAATTTAATCATACTTGACCATACCCGTACCAGGTGAGTTGCTAGCATCTcgatattgtcagatttcttgaaacgtaaacaccgcgcggtcgatgaaatgtttcaaaaaggggctttgcacaaaagttcacgcggtctatcgttttcgaaaggaacagccgcaccgtaggaaacgccgccaTGTTATTTCCTATTAGGATCAAGTAAAcggggagtgaaaaccgcggccgtacttttcggaagcgataggccgcgtgcacttttgtgcaaatccctcaataaatagatatcatcccttccctgcTATCCCTCCCCATCTGCATAtcgtatttcttatcgtttcagagagcgagcaatggtacttaagcctaggcttgttagccaggacacagtgtaaatgcctgtgccccatccctgaatcaaaatggcccaaggagtgacaaaacctttttagctacgtcactcccaacattggtgtttaaatatactaaaacacttacactcacatcaacacatctacatgtaaTACTCAGATACACTCAgaaaatcttgtcgcatcactcgcttatagtgaatcccaaatcaaccgagtgagtcgctggcctttcataaagtaggtgtcatatcatcacatcctttcctatcctcgtaacggagaaaatGGGCTTggtcggcaatggaagttttcatgtttttttttacttcaacctctaattggatagttatttcttcccaaatagcattccataagcaattagaataggagtattaaagttttaacatggcaACTTtcagtaccgtcaaacggggttacttgcaacagcggtgtaacttgctacacgatgacatacattaaatgtgaactattttctcataataatgaaagccagtatgctccaccatttcgATTATCAAAATTATGTGTACCGGAGATCGTTTTAGTGTAAAAATGAGTTTTGTTTTATATTTATTGttaagctacactgttaaaatggtttgctcattttatcccataaaaacaagtatgaaaatcgtgctttacctctctcctatggaAAGTGCGATAAGCCTGATGACCTTGTTTGTAGTTAACGTACCTAATAGCTAGTTTATCTGAACGATAAAAGTTTCATAAACTTATCgattaagtaatgtaaaaaatcattagggggattcacttaacggcgtaaactgattaaactgattaagtgTTGCgaccaccaaggcaatctttgtttattttattcacaatttcatgaaacattacaaataagcagaaaatcatggcttacgcagcaatttagtctgtttagtgagtacccctattatcatattcgacaaccactatgagGTAACTTGCTACAGTTGAAATTAACAAAAAGTtccataatttattttcatttcacgatatttcagATAGAATTAATCGAAATAAATCacttattgattacgtaacgtgctcattttcaaatgtcgacataattttaccatttttttgcaAGTGGCTTTCAAACATTGTAAAGGActtccatattttgaaattttattcatgTTCCATCTTGATGACAGTTTAATTCAGCTTATGAACgttctaaaacaatcaccaacatctatTCTGAGCCTAGATGTAGTAAATTAGTTCACTAGAATGCCCAAATTGACGGctttgatatttacaaagttcaatgggtgtttaaatcatgttattttagctgaagaagccaaacaccacttcaaacaaaaaaaatacctaaagatGATTCACTTTACCTTTCAACAAGTTACATTAAACATTGTTGACCTtttgtaactagtactgagtcaCGAGATCCATGTATACTTTGTAATTGAGGGACGTAAGACCTGCTGTGGAACGATATACTCTCCCTTGTAATAACTACCAAccctttaatgaaaaatcatatttcagttggttagtgtacatcttttcaaatgctttttcaaagcatttttcattAATTACATCGAACACTTATAATTTGACCAAGAACTAGAATGCTAGtgcagtttaatggtagctaacttagTCATGtctcatgtgttgcaagttaccccacagatggggtaatttgcaacaagcatgtatttcacacctccttattaggtggcaacgtattttggtaaatgaaGTCCTGCATgatattctactcgtggtaattagtgtacatgTTGATTTACAgtttgtttcaaatgtttagattttcgatgatattgcttcaaagtcgaaaagtgttgcaagttaccccatttgacgttaatctacggcaatctacgaattactccgttaccacgccatGTCACGCATTTCTGGTCATTTTGGTATCCATAGTTTTATGAGgagtcaaaatataatcaaattaaaaaaaaaagttttgtatgggaaaatttcgCCTTCATATCCCGAAAGCAAGTGAAACTCCGATTGCCATGAAGCTAGGCCAAGTTTCATGACAATTGGAGTTGCACCGGATAGTGTTGAAGAAAAAATatcatagggtaggtaatcaaaatttgaaccaaattgcggctttctgaggcAGTgcaaattttgattgattttttctcccacatggaaataatttactacggcaaaatcgtatgtacatgaaagccacgggtataagctttctgttaaatggtaaaaagtttgtatttgcacctaatttcattgagatattcgatttttcatcaacaattattttaatcttaatttgaaccatcgtaatcataatttgaaccaattttaatcttaatttgaactactggcggcagcagctcgagcaactcacaaaacagccaattccacgctaaacaactaaaaatcacatgaatctgctaattttcatacctatttttcattaggaagtggaatctcaactcagaatgttcgaaattctttaggaatttggaaactaaatttggaatttttcatcccccaagagtaaataaagcaaccactagcgcaatatacaggccaacactggaagcttaccccccgtttactagttcaaatttagattacaaatggttcaacttaagataacattctccaagtaagaatcacttaaatttgataattttatgacaaataatgcggaatattattcggttgaccgattctacgataaataagctttcattcgacgtattcacatattgcgtgtgatgcaatgcatgagctgtatgggTGCATCGAAAATGTGCtatctctggggggaaataggtgaaatcacagtgatttttcaattgcttattttcgatggcaaaaacgcttttttcaatgctttcaaaGTTTATGTTATCACAttttattacggaaagctgtttaacatctttttcgggacaatatttgcccaaaaagttcatcatttcaatgaatttcaaaatagttcaaattaagataatattttgactagttcaaattttgatttcttaccctactgaaaaaaatatcatacTGAAAGCTCTATCTATAGCAGAACCAGCTTTATGAAGAGTATTTGAACATAGCTAACATGAATACTTTAATTAAGCCAACTTGTCCCACTGTTATACATTCTAGTAGTGTTTTTAAAGTGTTCCGTGTCGCTAGTCTGTAGTTTTAACATAAATAAATTAGATTGTTAACGAATAACTTTCTGTGGAACAGTCTGATGTCAGTCGAAGGCAGTTGAAGAAGTGGCACAACTTTTCCAAAAGGAAATGCACTTTGCATTCCTTAACTGTGTTCTTCAAGTCTCTAGTTGAGAAGTAACTTCCCAAGGAACATTTGCATTTCCTCTTTGTTTGCTGTACCACCGCGCCGCGCCGTCAGGTGTTCGTCGTACTAATACTAACTGCCATGGGAATCGAACGATTTTGTAACACTCGGCTCCGAGCATGGTACAGAAGGAAAATTGGATTATTATCGATTGATTGACTTAAAAGTTTTTCCGAATAACGACGGTGGTTGGTGGCGCCACATCGTTCGTATGTTTGTGTCGGAATGAATTTGTTTCGATGGCAGTTTGAATGATATGTTGGTTTGTAGACGCTCACGTCAGGTGATATGGCATTCATAGTTAATGGGATTGTCCTCCGTCGATTGTCTATTATTACTCTCTATACCGACTTGTTCCTGGGTTCAATTAGGGCTGGATTACGGGACGTCTGCAACGGCACATCGTCGCATTGAATACAGAAGTGCGATCTTATAACTCGAGAAGAGAAAACTTCTTTGTCTAGTAGCAATTTGTGTCGTCGTCACTATGACGATATGCATTTCAAGTTTCTTGATTCAACCAAGTGGGTAATGAGAGTGTATCACGCACTCTGCTCTGTTTACTGAATTGACGGTATGTATATGCTCAATCAGCTGGTGTCTGACGACGTACCTGAGTCACAGCATGTGAGTGTGGTCATGACCTGTGCCGGCCGCGACGACGATGATTATCATAATCTTCGCTGAGCATGATCGCGAATATTTTATTTATAAAACACCATCAGAATGGCGAAGGCTTGCCTCTCATTCAAACAAGATTGTGTTGTATTGTGTAGCAATGCTTGTTATTCGTTTTGTTATCAGGAAAGGATTTGCGGCTCTCAGGTCAAATCCGAGTTCATGAAAACTAATGCACACCCTTATGTCGAATGTCTAACAACTTATCACGCTAATCTTAGCACCAagattgttttgaaaaaataattccTTAAATCTACAGAGCTGATGATAGAAATAGCAGCAATcatggaaaataaataaaaaaatatcacaatTTACTAGTGATGTTTTTAAAAAAGCATCAaataatcttgtaccgacttttcgaaccctctaaggagaattccctcttcgaatgagtgtaatcagtttcgtacattttaattccgccctattttgcttatgctTTGACAGAAACGCgaattttgactaccacttgtaatcttcctctcagtatcagttatccactgtggagattacaagtggtaggcgaaatacgcgtatctgtcaaaggataagcaaaatagggcggaattaaaatgtacgaaactgattacaatcATTTGAATCAAATAATGTTTaaattaaaagttgaaaaaaaaaccgtgaaGTGTTCAAccgaaaaatctttttttttcttaaatgttcgattttttaaataataaaaaaaaattttgtattataCATAAATTGACGGGAACATTAGGAGTGTGAGGTAGAGGTTAAAGAAACTTTGACGCCTTTCCACACAGAGGGTCAAAACTGTGATATCTGTTCTGTATTGAAAGTGTTTTTAAATGAAGAAAATTTGATATTTAACTGCACTGGACGCAGCATTGTTCTAATCATTTACATTTCCGCTTTCTTTCTCATTGCAGATCATTTCCTCACACGCGTTCAGCGCAGCACGCAAGACCGCACCACGTTTGCTCAAAGTCTAACCCGACCGGCACGGTACCCCAACCCCGGCCACCAGGATGCATTTCGAATGGGCGTACGGTGGCGTCAACGCTTCCGTACCCCGAAACACCGGGCCGGAATGCGCCAGTTTCCTATCACCCACTCGGAAACTGGTGGAAACCGTCGTGGTGATTCCGGTGTGCATTATCGCAATCAAAATGGCCATCAACCGGATGAAACCGATCACCTTTCGCCGGAACACGCCCTTCATCTCGACCCCACAGCATCACGGTAGTTCCTTGGGCTTTCGAAGCAGTAGTATTAGCCACCTGGCCAATGCCAGCAATCACAATCTGCAGCATCACTACCAACGGATCGGAGGCAGTGGGCACCTCCTGGAACCGGATCATCGGGAACTGTTGCTACAGCAAACGCACCACCGGCGATCGTCCTCGGTGGAGTACTGTAGCTGCCATCGGTGTAGCAGTGCGGCCCACAATCCCACGACCAGCTCGGCCCTCGAGGGGGAAGCTCCCAGTTGGGCCAAGCAGCTGCTGCTGGTCACGATGACACTGACGCTGGGCGTCGAACTAGGCTTTAAATTCGCAACTAGGACTGTTATCTACATTTTAAATCCTTGCCACATTACCACGATAATTCAGGTCAGTCCGATTAACTCCATGCGGTCCCTCAAAAATTTAATTTCGTGTAATTCTTTCAGATTTACCTGCTGGCGTGTAACAAACCAAAGAAGAGCACAACCGCATTGTTCCGGTTGCAGATGAATGTTCTGAATGGACCTTTCCTAGCGTTCATGTTTCCGGAAACGGACAGTCGTCAGCTTCCATTGGAGGCATCCATCTACTGGATCCAGCACGCGCTGATGTGCATCATTCCGGTTTACCTCTTGCGAATCGGCGGTACGGGAGGACATGCGGTCGTTTGTGTGGGAAATGTTAATAAATGTTTTCTGCTTTCAGGAGTGTACAACATGGAGGCACTGAACGATTTTACGTGGAACGTTATCGGATACGCCATAATCATCCTGTATCACTACATTGTGCTGCAGATAGTTGCCATTGTGAGTATTTTGACTTAATAATTTAGTACACTTTGAATAAGGTGGTACTTTCCACAATACTTTCATGAaactcggattttgacggcttCGCAGgttgttaaatcaaaacgagtttttatctaacccgacgtttcgacactttggatggtgtcgAAATGTCGGGTTAGATAaaaactcgttttgatttaacaagactgtgtaaccgtcaaaatccgagttgcacagaatacagtcgattctccCCCATCTATACTTTCATGATTCATTGCTATtctttaaggtgaaggttgctcgagatcataataataagcttggctcccgctctaataaccctctcaaccacccactcaaaacaaacaaatcagacagcgcacagtgtagtgtgacttggtcaaataaactaacaaaaacattccaaaatgagctgtagtgAAATAGCAGTTttacctttgaattttggcacacatttGATTTCTTGCATATGCCCACCAgcacaatttgttcttataaaacattttaaaacttaTTTAAATTCCTACTTTGCCCAATGTTTTCACcaattatcccattgtgcaccactttatttacgtttttgttgacaactctctcctctcttctcttgtactttttctctctgaccgtagaaaataccgtgttatggggtgacattatttgatgtaatttcaactccTAAACAGCGTACGATTTttctgttatctattgaaattacattggcagtatgatatttaaaatagttaaaaagattaacaaaataacagtcttgtttcgtgataaacatgaactgcggtttaatcaatttcaccgtacgttgaacaataccactcagattaacggtacgcttttccgttttagcgaaccgcgatgtaaattgatccgggttttcgaccacgaaagtggaaaacgcgtaagtttttcgcgataaacggtagATCAGGCGAAAGTGAGGacaatttcacgtaatcgatcaatttattacagtgctgtgttgtttGGAAGACTGCTAAAAAATGGTTTAAAAAAGGTGGAACGCACtagacgaagaaaaaaaaagtgcagtttgtgctacattttggcacgaaatcgTGAAAAGACTGTGAAAAATGCAAAGTAGTACTTCCCGACGGACGAAAAATACAGTTGTCTACCACCAGTAGCAACCTAAGTGCATTTTGAGAAGGTAAGCACGTAtaattttgagaatttgtttgTTTACTTCCGCGCTACTCGACGGCTAGGGTGAGGGGAAGGAGGTATAAGAGAGAGAGTagcggccatactcgctgccattttgtaaccccagcaactatgtccttaacctTTTATGGGAGTTACATCATGCGGCCTGCGCTAGTGCAATTCATATTGAATATGACCTAAAATGGACGGTCACGAGTTATATGGGCCTAGAATATATCATAAGGGTTAAGCATGTGAATCTGCGGCCACCCTAGGGCACATTAGCCTGTGTGTGCTTTCTAGTCTATCTACATTCCGCTTCACTTTGAGCGCATTcgactatggggctgtccattaattacgtaagggaatttttgcgattttctgacaccccctccccccccttgtaagattttttgtatgagaacccaaaaatttttgtatggcgcgtaagatttctcaaaccccccctcccccataaacccttacgtaattaatggacagcccctatgcagtggcgccataccgtagtatggacaccgctactgacgcgagctgctttcgcttactcgagacaactgtcgaactgtttgacatcatcctagataaTGCCGTAACCACCACGCTCGCCTTCTTACaggcatactcgacatgactactgaagttcaactagtcgtcgaccatgactctaagaagcttcagtgagcgactccactcgatcgagcacccgcccgtgtcagttgcctcgacctcatcccacggtgcttcatttaccgttattatcaaaaaaaaaaatagaccatcaaaacctgaaacgccattctctttcttcatcattcctacaactctgggcaaatttttaaaaaaatcgttagacgaaattttgagttacgcccttttaaagggcctaacccctaaaaaatcagagtttctatagaaaaacatcatatttcgtaacagaagcatgtttctgccatcaaaatttgaaacgccaatctctttctttatcatttctacacctctggacaaatttttaaaataatcgttaggcgaatttttgagttacgtccttttaaagggcctaacccctaaaaaatgagggtttctatagaaaaacatcatatttcataacagaagcatgtttctgccaacaaaatttgaaacgccaatctctttctttatcattccttcacctctggataaatgtttgaaataatcgttagccgaaattttgagttacgcccttttaaagggccttactcctaaaaaaaattggggtttctatagaataccatcatatttcataacagaagtatgcttcaaagtccaaaataatgaacagtatcattaataatgctacaatttgatactatgcactaatattgaatgcattgtgtataaaaattagccataacgccagtataagtgaagtattctttaacctgtaggatacggacgttgttggcttcatttactattatagccagaacaatatatgTACAATGataaacataaacgacagttcatttactttttcatttatatagttaatgtacacccataaactgaatttcaaaaataatgttggtcaaattctccaattacgcccatttgaaggtcataagtacttatagtagaattattataaaacttagtttcatttgatcacgtttattcttcggtaacgtagtttagatgttaaatatagaactatcattacaattgatcatctcaatccttagttttgtatgtttattagttgaaaacagcattcaccaataaatctaacgaatgggataggcacatgccatcgcttgttttgtctttaaaaaagcaatacaaaaaacttacgtcccacgctatgaatggcagttgatacaaacatgattgcttcctacatgtttgaaaatacttcccttatattagcgtaatggccaatttgtatacaaacatcaatacaaatagccaatattagcgcatagtatcaaattgtagcattattaatgatacgttttattatttgggacttcaaggcatgcttttgttatgaaatatgatgtttttccatagaaaccctcatttttaggggttaggccctttaaaagggcgtaactcaaaagttcgcctaacgattattttaaaaatttgtccagaggtgtagaaatgataaagaaagagattggcgtttcaaattttgatggcagaaacatgcttctgttacgaaatatgatgtttttctatagaaactctgattttttaggggttaggccctttaaaagggcgtaactcaaaatttcgtctaacgatttttttaaaaatttgcccagaggtgtaggaatgatgaagaaagagaatggggtttcaggttttgatggtctattttttttttgataataacggtaaatgaagcaccgtgcatCCACCCttccactatgtcaatcgcatgcaCTGCCGTCAATTTCACctcttcgatcgactcaccgtataccaccaggataatgtcgtcggcaaagccaaccaactttactcccggtggtagtgctagccttaATACGCCGTCGTATGCCAcgttccacagtaccgggcccaagatggatccttgcggtacccccgcggtgacattgtactgtttttggccttcctcagtgtcgtaaatcagcaccctgctctggaagtagctttccagaatacgccttaggctagccgggacacctaagcgagTTATGGCGCgctctatggcggcccagcttacactattgatGGCGTTTCTAATGtctagcgtgacgaccgcgcagtaCCATATGCCTCTTCTCTTTTTCTGCAGCGGAAACTCGGCCAAAGCGTATGCCTCTTATGgcgtgcatttcgatgcactctatgtcCTCTccgataaggataccgataggcaccataccagtgatgacgcgcatcgtgtgacacggtatggtACGCGCCCGCAATTCTCAGTTACATAAGCCTATAAGTACttcccagcttaccacggtagctttcggtacttagcgccgtgTCCCACGTCGGGCCGCCATATAAGGTCTGCTGGcaaacaccgcagagctattgaacATCATTCAATCGTCTACACACTACACTAATCAGCACcatctcagttttgtggtgatccAATCCCAGATTCCTAGAGTTCATCCTCTCACCCACAACTGCGATGGAAAGAGCAACAGTCAATtgtacttcttcgatcgattgaTCGTAGACCACCGTAACATCGTCATCGAAGCCGACGACACTTCAACCGAGAACTTTAACCTCAacatctcgtcgtacatgacattccataacaccggactcagCATGGAACCTTGCGACACTCCTCAGGCACGCGTTCACATCCAGAGTCAATACTGCACAggcagtagcgaatccccctcctcTAACCCTGGAGTGAGTGCAGTCTCGGCGGTCTTTGTAACCGATAAGATAGCGCCTACGGTCGACTTCCCCTTCCAAAAGGCGAATCGGTtcctcgagagaccatttacaccctcggtgtgcctcctCAACATTcttttgaggatgatcttttcgagcaccttccccaccgtgtcgatcaagcaaattggtatatatgccgacgggtctccgggtggtttccccgcctggCGAAGCTCTTCCGGAATGGCGAGCTCTTCcgtttcggtgacctcgtctggGTTCTTAACCTCCTCTGCTGTAAGAACCCTCACTTCGAACCCTTCGCCAAGGActtcttccgccagacttttgtaggcggcgcccttgtgttccttgtcacgcttgagctctaggatcatttcatcCGTAGCAGTACGTC contains:
- the LOC109428905 gene encoding transmembrane protein 164; translation: MHFEWAYGGVNASVPRNTGPECASFLSPTRKLVETVVVIPVCIIAIKMAINRMKPITFRRNTPFISTPQHHGSSLGFRSSSISHLANASNHNLQHHYQRIGGSGHLLEPDHRELLLQQTHHRRSSSVEYCSCHRCSSAAHNPTTSSALEGEAPSWAKQLLLVTMTLTLGVELGFKFATRTVIYILNPCHITTIIQIYLLACNKPKKSTTALFRLQMNVLNGPFLAFMFPETDSRQLPLEASIYWIQHALMCIIPVYLLRIGGVYNMEALNDFTWNVIGYAIIILYHYIVLQIVAIPTQVNLNHMLCAAIKDPFDGPNYRAAAVVHEAILCTLLCKLVTFLFSPLPPPIITNPPFIKNGGSASAEPSLAGGTPSPLAASSAPPGVSTHHYIHSRPSSRPSSRSSSPAKTVSMLQENNIIIKTSKID